In the Streptomyces sp. f51 genome, one interval contains:
- a CDS encoding MoxR family ATPase, with amino-acid sequence MDPTTDNAGYTGDAGTARSSLEALRTEIAKAVVGQDPAVTGLVVALLCRGHVLLEGVPGVAKTLLVRALASALELDTKRVQFTPDLMPSDVTGSLVYDARTAEFSFQPGPVFTNLLLADEINRTPPKTQASLLEAMEERQVTVDGTPRPLPEPFLVAATQNPVEYEGTYPLPEAQLDRFLLKLTIPLPSRQDEIDVLTRHSEGFNPRDLRAAGLRPVAGAADLEAARAAVAKTAVSPEITGYVVDLCRATRQSPSLTLGVSPRGATALLATARAWAWLTGRDYVIPDDVKALALPTLRHRIQLRPEAEMEGVTADSVINAILAHVPVPR; translated from the coding sequence ATGGACCCGACCACTGACAACGCCGGGTACACCGGGGACGCGGGCACCGCCCGCTCCTCCCTGGAGGCCCTGCGCACCGAGATCGCCAAAGCCGTGGTCGGCCAGGACCCCGCTGTGACCGGCCTCGTCGTCGCCCTCCTGTGCCGCGGACACGTCCTCCTCGAAGGCGTCCCCGGCGTGGCCAAGACACTCCTCGTCCGGGCACTCGCCTCCGCGCTGGAACTCGACACCAAACGCGTCCAGTTCACCCCCGACCTCATGCCGAGCGACGTCACCGGCTCCCTCGTCTACGACGCCCGCACCGCCGAGTTCTCCTTCCAGCCCGGCCCGGTCTTCACCAATCTCCTGCTCGCCGACGAGATCAACCGCACGCCCCCCAAGACCCAGGCGTCGCTGCTGGAGGCGATGGAGGAACGCCAGGTCACCGTCGACGGCACGCCCCGGCCCCTCCCCGAGCCCTTCCTCGTCGCAGCCACCCAGAACCCGGTCGAGTACGAGGGAACGTATCCGCTGCCCGAGGCCCAACTGGACCGCTTCCTGCTCAAACTGACGATCCCTCTGCCCTCCCGTCAGGACGAGATCGACGTCCTCACCCGCCACTCCGAGGGCTTCAACCCGCGCGACCTGCGCGCCGCCGGACTGCGCCCCGTCGCCGGCGCCGCGGACCTCGAAGCCGCCCGCGCCGCGGTCGCCAAGACAGCCGTCTCGCCCGAGATCACCGGCTACGTCGTCGACCTGTGCCGCGCGACCCGCCAGTCACCCTCGCTCACCCTCGGGGTCTCCCCCCGCGGCGCGACCGCCCTGCTCGCCACGGCCCGTGCCTGGGCGTGGCTGACCGGTCGCGACTACGTCATCCCCGACGACGTCAAAGCCCTCGCCCTGCCCACGCTGCGCCACCGGATCCAACTCCGCCCCGAGGCCGAGATGGAGGGCGTGACGGCCGACTCCGTCATCAACGCGATCCTGGCCCACGTCCCGGTCCCCCGCTGA
- a CDS encoding DUF58 domain-containing protein, whose product MALTGRAALLAALGALPVGIWGPSWTGILAVNVPLALACACDAALAAPVRRLGLTRSGDTSVRLGESADVTLTVTNPSGRPLRAHLRDAWPPSSWEPGTEVAASRHRLTVPAGERRRLTTRLRPTRRGDRLADRVTIRSYGPLGLFSRQGSHEVPWAVRVLPPFTSRKHLPSKLARLRELDGRTSVLTRGEGTEFDSLREYVPGDDTRSIDWRATARRSTVAVRTWRPERDRRILLVLDTGRTSAGRVGDAPRLDASMDAALLLAALASRAGDRVDLLAYDRRVRALVQGRAAGDVLPSLVDAMAGLEPELVETDSRGLTATALRTTPRRSLIVLLTTLDATPVEEGLLPVLAGLTQRHTVLLASVADPHVARMAKARGDVDAVYEAASAAQAEAERRRTAETLRRRGVTVVDATPDDLAPALADAYLALKSAGRL is encoded by the coding sequence ATGGCACTCACCGGACGCGCCGCTCTCCTGGCCGCTCTGGGCGCCCTCCCCGTCGGCATCTGGGGGCCCAGCTGGACCGGCATCCTCGCCGTGAACGTCCCGCTGGCCCTGGCCTGCGCCTGCGACGCCGCCCTCGCGGCTCCCGTGCGGCGTCTCGGTCTCACCCGTTCGGGGGACACCTCGGTGCGCCTCGGCGAGTCCGCGGACGTCACCCTCACCGTCACCAATCCCTCCGGCCGACCGCTGCGCGCACACCTCCGCGACGCCTGGCCGCCGAGCAGTTGGGAACCCGGCACGGAGGTCGCGGCCTCCCGTCACCGCCTGACGGTCCCCGCCGGTGAGCGCCGCCGTCTGACGACCCGTCTGCGCCCCACGCGACGCGGCGACCGGCTGGCCGACCGCGTCACGATCCGCTCGTACGGCCCCCTCGGTCTGTTCTCCCGTCAGGGCAGCCACGAAGTCCCGTGGGCCGTACGCGTCCTGCCTCCCTTCACCAGCCGGAAGCACCTCCCCTCCAAGCTGGCCAGGCTCCGCGAACTCGACGGCCGCACCAGCGTGCTGACACGCGGTGAGGGAACGGAGTTCGACAGTCTGCGCGAGTACGTCCCCGGTGACGACACCCGTTCCATCGACTGGCGCGCGACAGCCCGCAGGTCGACGGTCGCCGTACGCACCTGGCGTCCCGAGCGCGACCGCCGCATCCTGCTGGTCCTCGACACCGGCAGGACCTCAGCGGGCCGCGTCGGCGACGCCCCGCGCCTCGACGCCTCCATGGACGCGGCCCTCCTCCTCGCCGCCCTGGCCTCCCGCGCCGGCGACCGCGTGGACCTGCTCGCCTACGACCGCCGCGTACGGGCCCTCGTCCAGGGCCGTGCTGCGGGGGACGTCCTTCCGTCCCTGGTCGACGCGATGGCCGGGCTCGAACCCGAGCTCGTGGAGACGGACTCCCGCGGCCTGACCGCGACGGCCCTGCGTACGACCCCGCGCCGCTCCCTGATCGTGCTGCTGACGACGCTCGACGCGACCCCTGTCGAAGAGGGCCTGCTCCCGGTGCTTGCCGGCCTCACCCAGCGGCACACCGTCCTGCTGGCATCCGTCGCGGACCCGCATGTCGCTCGTATGGCGAAGGCCCGGGGAGACGTCGACGCGGTGTACGAGGCGGCGTCGGCGGCTCAGGCCGAGGCCGAACGCCGGCGTACGGCCGAGACGCTGCGTCGACGCGGCGTCACCGTCGTCGACGCGACCCCGGACGACCTCGCGCCGGCCCTCGCGGACGCGTATCTGGCGCTGAAGTCGGCGGGCCGGCTGTAG